The Nymphalis io chromosome 14, ilAglIoxx1.1, whole genome shotgun sequence genome has a segment encoding these proteins:
- the LOC126773378 gene encoding serine protease snake-like isoform X2 produces the protein MLNIFNTVKMKLLILTICFSIGSGDIMPFNLTLYKMHNPIQLWLNKHEKQTVANYNLDLLPPFVTSTPASTTDDPCKYDPPKPDFRKPGRRISEAKCFEYIWERTNRENKNKKSDECLKLYQSKSMKIVPYITVIGGRDTFPGEFPHMGAVGWKVFHGTWIFMCGCTLISSKFTLTAAHCTKSRSDSRLASPIPEIVRLGDKNIIDIAYNLNEPIDAKILRIYSHPLYAAPKRYYDIALIEIAEISEFSKYVQPACLWSNFSTDDLGTSATLTGWGVVETATKKVSPELQAAVVDIVDSEQCDDLLSPFRSRHWCGIQEHQICAGKLAGGVDTCKGDSGGPLQMKIPLPESDEGSIHYVIGLTSFGFGCARSNQPGVYTRVSSFVDWIESIVWA, from the exons atgcttaatatatttaatactgttAAAATGAAACtcttaatattaactatttgttTTTCAATAG GATCTGGTGACATTATGCCTTTCAATTTGACGCTGTACAAAATG CATAACCCGATACAACTTTGGCTTAATAAACATGAAAAACAAACTgtt GCTAATTACAACCTCGATTTGTTACCTCCATTTGTGACCTCAACTCCTGCAAGTACGACGGACGATCCATGCAAATATGACCCACCTAAACCAGATTTCAGGAAACCAGGTCGCAGGATAAGTGAAGCTA aatgttttgaatatatatgGGAAAGAACAAAccgagaaaataaaaataaaaagagcgATGAAT gtttaaaattatatcaaagtaaGAGCATGAAAATTGTACCGTATATTACTGTAATAGGCGGTAGAGATACATTCCCTGGGGAATTTCCACATATG ggCGCGGTCGGATGGAAGGTTTTTCACGGTACATGGATATTTATGTGTGGGTGCACACTCATCAGCTCGAAGTTTACCCTCACTGCCGCACATTGTACAAAATCACGAAGTGATTCGAGATTAGCGAGTCCTATACCTGAGATTGTCAGACTTGGGGACAAAAATATTATCGACATC GCCTACAACTTGAATGAACCAATAGACGCTAAAATTTTGCGAATATATTCACACCCGCTGTATGCGGCGCCAAAAAGGTATTATGATATAGCGCTAATTGAAATAGCTGAAATTAGTGAATTTTCAAAATACGTGCAACCAGCCTGCCTATGGAGTAACTTTAGTACTGACGATCTTGGAACATCAGCTACTTTAACTGGATGGGGGGTTGTTGAAAcag ctACAAAAAAAGTATCTCCGGAATTACAAGCAGCTGTAGTTGATATCGTAGATTCAGAGCAGTGTGACGATTTGCTGAGCCCGTTTCGCAGTAGACATTGGTGTGGAATTCAGGAGCATCAGATATGCGCCGGGAAACTGGCGGGCGGTGTAGACACGTGTAAG GGTGATTCGGGCGGACCTCTTCAAATGAAAATACCTCTTCCTGAATCCGACGAAGGGTCAATACACTATGTGATCGGTTTGACGTCATTCGGCTTTGGGTGCGCTCGATCCAACCAGCCCGGCGTCTACACCAGAGTTTCCAGTTTTGTTGATTGGATTGAGAGTATCGTGTGGGCTTAG